A single Vicinamibacteria bacterium DNA region contains:
- a CDS encoding alpha/beta hydrolase encodes MTCRDLSGVEAERLPLLWAIFALMIVFQFPILAVAQERNSQATTSSPRLEPGPCVLTFAKDERVDCFTLVVPENHEHPTGANVRLPLVIFRSRSATPQPDPIVFTAGGPGASSLGGFASGKSIKLLAWRDFIVFEQRGTRYAEPTLLCSEVDEEHQRAYLEGYAVSEARRRELEAAKRCHDRLISKGIDLSRYNTREIAADLVDLRKALKLSSWNLYGLSYSTWVMMDVMRADPGAVRSVLLESVEPPDVPYDEMGNANLERALNVVFDACAVDFECERSYPDLRASFDKVLSALYRDPIPMRIKTKDGIVHSRPFGGRNVVETVYSALNDISQIPKIPRVIFRAAQGDFTDLLAMAQDGLSPDDLSWGMRYSVWCADGLPLAKRAIVDFQTHVAFPQFGDLDSAAFSPGICDVWNVPASDSSEWQALRSDIPTLIFAGEFDPNTPPAWGRRALRTLKNGYLYEFAGYSHTPSRSSCAREMTADFFNDPSKAPDTRCFAQIKERPFE; translated from the coding sequence ATGACCTGTCGAGACCTTTCGGGTGTTGAGGCAGAGAGACTTCCGCTATTGTGGGCGATCTTCGCGTTGATGATCGTGTTTCAGTTTCCTATTCTTGCCGTGGCCCAGGAGCGAAACTCTCAGGCAACTACTTCTAGCCCGCGGTTGGAACCAGGCCCCTGCGTGCTGACGTTTGCAAAAGATGAGCGTGTCGATTGCTTTACTCTGGTGGTTCCGGAAAACCATGAGCATCCGACGGGCGCCAACGTACGGCTCCCGCTAGTGATCTTCCGCAGTCGCAGTGCGACCCCGCAACCGGATCCCATTGTGTTCACGGCCGGCGGGCCTGGCGCAAGCTCTTTGGGCGGATTTGCGTCGGGCAAGTCTATCAAGCTGCTCGCTTGGCGGGACTTCATCGTTTTCGAACAACGAGGAACTCGATACGCCGAACCGACGCTCCTGTGCTCGGAAGTCGACGAGGAGCATCAAAGGGCATATTTGGAAGGATATGCCGTGAGCGAGGCGAGACGCCGAGAACTCGAGGCCGCCAAGAGGTGCCACGATCGGTTGATTTCTAAAGGGATTGACCTCTCCAGGTACAACACCAGAGAAATCGCGGCGGACCTGGTCGATTTACGCAAAGCTCTGAAGCTGTCATCGTGGAACTTGTACGGGCTCTCTTACAGCACGTGGGTCATGATGGACGTAATGCGAGCGGATCCTGGTGCCGTTCGTAGCGTTCTTCTCGAATCCGTTGAGCCACCGGACGTCCCTTATGACGAGATGGGCAATGCGAACCTGGAGCGCGCCCTAAACGTGGTTTTCGACGCCTGCGCCGTTGATTTCGAGTGCGAGCGGTCGTACCCGGACCTTCGCGCCAGCTTCGACAAGGTCTTGAGCGCCTTGTATCGTGACCCCATCCCAATGCGGATCAAGACCAAAGATGGCATTGTCCATAGCCGCCCTTTTGGCGGAAGAAACGTCGTAGAGACTGTTTATTCGGCACTCAACGATATTTCTCAAATTCCGAAAATTCCTCGAGTCATTTTTCGAGCCGCCCAGGGTGATTTCACTGACTTGCTCGCCATGGCCCAAGATGGTTTGTCGCCGGATGACCTTAGCTGGGGGATGCGTTATTCCGTATGGTGTGCCGACGGATTGCCGCTCGCAAAGAGAGCAATCGTCGATTTCCAGACGCATGTTGCGTTTCCGCAGTTCGGAGACCTTGATTCAGCGGCATTCAGTCCCGGGATCTGCGATGTGTGGAATGTGCCCGCGTCAGACTCATCCGAGTGGCAAGCCTTAAGGAGTGATATTCCCACCCTGATCTTTGCCGGAGAATTTGATCCGAATACCCCGCCGGCATGGGGTCGAAGGGCCCTCCGGACGCTCAAGAATGGCTACCTATACGAGTTTGCCGGTTACAGCCATACCCCGAGC